The Syngnathus acus chromosome 3, fSynAcu1.2, whole genome shotgun sequence genome includes a window with the following:
- the sec11a gene encoding signal peptidase complex catalytic subunit SEC11A translates to MLLSFSTMLSFDFLDDVRRMNKRQLYYQVLNFGMIVSSALMIWKGLMVVTGSESPIVVVLSGSMEPAFHRGDLLFLTNRVEDPIRVGEIVVFRIEGREIPIVHRVLKLHEKENGDIKFLTKGDNNAVDDRGLYKQGQHWLEKKDVVGRARGFVPYIGIVTILMNDYPKFKYAVLFMLGLFVLIHRE, encoded by the exons atgctctTATCATTTTCCACGATGTTATCGTTTGATTTCCTTGATGACGTGCGTCGCATGAACAAGCGACAG CTCTATTACCAAGTGCTAAACTTTGGTATGATAGTTTCATCGGCTTTGATGATCTGGAAGGGTCTGATGGTGGTCACTGGCAGCGAGAGTCCCATCGTTGTCGTTCTCAG TGGTAGTATGGAGCCGGCTTTCCACAGAGGAGACCTTCTCTTCCTCACCAACCGCGTGGAGGACCCCATCCGGGTGGGAGAAATCGTGGTCTTCAGGATAGAAGGCCGAGAGATCCCAATAGTACACAGAGTCTTAAAACTTCATGAAAA GGAAAATGGAGACATTAAGTTCTTGACCAAAGGGGACAATAACGCTGTGGATGACCGAGGTCTATACAAACAGGGACAACACTGGCTGGAGAAGAAGGATGTGGTGGGACGAGCGCGGGG GTTTGTGCCATACATTGGAATCGTCACCATCCTCATGAACGACTACCCCAAGTTCAAA TACGCCGTTCTCTTCATGTTGGGTCTCTTCGTGTTGATCCACCGGGAGTGA